In the Oncorhynchus nerka isolate Pitt River linkage group LG2, Oner_Uvic_2.0, whole genome shotgun sequence genome, one interval contains:
- the prph gene encoding peripherin translates to MSHASMIHHSGRASTSYRRTFGVPNPISMSSYSPSYSSVNSRKPMSSGRYMRSMSPVVSSRSSNYHHQQRQRSSTQLPRLTYEKVDFQLADAVNAEFLATRSNEKVELQDLNDRFASFIDKVHYLEQQNSGLQQELSQFKGQLQEGKPNRATELFQEELRELRRQLDHVGKERDQYQVERDNLAEDMNLLKQRLDEENQKRAEAESNLIVFRKDVDDATLSRLELERKIESLMDEIEFLKKLHEEEIQDVQVSVQTQQMKMEVEQTARPDLAAALKDIRAQYENIASKNMHESEEWYKSKFADLTDSAKRNTDALRQAKQEQNEHRRQMQSLNCEIDALKSTNEALLRQMREMEGQFGVEANNYQDNVGRLEEEMHHLKDEMARHLREYQDLLNVKMALDIEIATYRKLLEGEESRIIVPMHPSQYGRSGDRAYDHTPDTPKRKPVVIKTVETRDGEVVKESKTEKERSEMDGSHGRNERDHDRNGRDD, encoded by the exons ATGAGCCACGCTTCAATGATCCACCATTCAGGCCGCGCCTCCACTTCTTATCGCCGCACGTTCGGGGTCCCCAACCCCATCTCCATGTCCTCCTACTCTCCTTCCTACTCGTCTGTCAACTCCCGCAAGCCAATGTCCAGCGGGCGCTACATGCGCTCCATGTCTCCCGTGGTGTCCTCTCgctcctccaactaccaccaccagcagCGGCAGCGCTCCAGCACCCAGCTGCCCCGTCTCACCTACGAAAAGGTGGACTTCCAGCTGGCCGATGCGGTCAACGCCGAGTTCCTGGCCACCCGCAGCAACGAGAAGGTGGAGCTGCAGGACCTCAACGACCGCTTCGCCAGCTTCATTGACAAGGTGCACTACCTGGAGCAGCAGAACAGCGGACTGCAGCAAGAGCTGAGCCAGTTCAAGGGCCAGCTGCAGGAGGGAAAGCCCAACCGGGCCACCGAGCTCTTCCAGGAGGAGTTGAGGGAGCTGAGGCGCCAGCTGGACCACGtgggcaaggagagggaccagTACCAGGTTGAGAGGGACAACCTGGCCGAAGACATGAACCTCCTCAAACAGAG GCTGGATGAGGAGAATCAGAAGAGGGCTGAGGCTGAGAGTAACCTGATTGTCTTCCGCAAA GATGTGGATGATGCAACTCTGTCTCGCCTGGAGCTGGAGAGGAAGATCGAGTCTCTGATGGATGAGATTGAGTTCCTCAAAAAGCTGCATGAAGAG GAGATCCAGGACGTGCAGGTGAGTGTCCAGACCCAGCAGATGAAGATGGAGGTGGAACAGACTGCCAGGCCTGACCTGGCCGCTGCCCTCAAGGACATCAGGGCCCAGTACGAGAACATCGCCTCCAAAAACATGCATGAGTCTGAGGAGTGGTACAAGTCCAAG TTTGCTGACCTGACGGACTCTGCCAAGCGTAACACTGATGCTCTGAGGCAGGCTAAGCAGGAGCAAAATGAGCACAGGAGGCAGATGCAGTCCCTCAACTGTGAGATCGATGCACTGAAGAGCACG AACGAGGCTCTGCTGAGGCAGATGCGTGAGATGGAAGGCCAGTTTGGCGTGGAGGCCAATAACTACCAGGACAACGTGGGTCGCCTGGAGGAGGAGATGCACCACCTGAAGGACGAGATGGCCCGCCACCTGAGGGAGTACCAGGACCTGCTCAATGTCAAGATGGCCCTGGACATAGAGATCGCCACTTACCGCAAGctgctggagggagaggagagcag GATTATTGTTCCCATGCATCCCTCCCAGTACGGCCGTAGTGGTGATAGGG CCTATGACCACACCCCAGACACCCCTAAAAGGAAGCCTGTGGTGATTAAGACAGTGGAGACTCGTGATGGAGAG gTGGTGAAGGAGTCaaagacggagaaggagaggagcgAGATGGATGGCAGCCATGGCAGGAATGAAAGGGACCATGATAGGAATGGCAGGGATGACTAG